From the genome of Campylobacter lari:
CATTTACAAATTATGAAGAGGTAAAAAATGCAACTATCAATCTTAGTCCGCTAAACCGCATTGGACAGCCACAAGATCTAGCTGGCGCATGTTTATTTTTATGCTCTGATAAGGCAAATTGGATCACAGGCCATACTTTGATCGTAGATGGTGGCACCACCTTTAAGTAATATTACCTTAAGGGTGCTTTATAAAGGATTTTAAAAGTATGAATTTACCCAACATCTTAGCTTTTATAAGGATATTATTAGCTCCACTTTTGTTTTTTTTACTTATTAATGATTTTGAAAATATCCATCCTAGTTGGGTAGATTATTTTGCTTGTGTTATTTTTAGCATAGCTGCTTTAACTGATTTTTTCGATGGCTATATTGCAAGAACTTGGAATCAAACTACTAAACTTGGAGCTATTATAGATCCTTTAGCAGATAAAATGCTTATTCTAGCTGCATTTTTAGGGTTATTACTTACGCAAAAAGCTGATCCATGGATGGTTTACATTATCTTAGTAAGAGAATTTTTCATCACCGGCTTTAGAGTGGTTATGGTAAGTGAAAAATTTGATGTAAGTGCTTCTTTTGCAGGCAAAATAAAAACAACCTTTCAAATGATAGCTATTATATTTTTAATCATGCAATGGCCTTTTGCCAATACATTGTTATTTATTGCTTTAGTGCTTACACTTTATTCAGCTTTTGAATACATACTAGCTTATGTAAAACATTTAAAAAAAGGTATAAATTGAAATCATATTTATTTTTATTTATTATCTTAGCTATTGGCTTTAAATTTTATTCTTTTAGTTTTTTAATAACACTTTTAGTGATATCTTTTTTAATTTTTTTTCACGAATTAGGACATTTTTTAGCTGCAAAACATATGAGAGTTGATGTAGAAATTTTTAGCATAGGTTTTGGAAAAGCTATTTTTAAAAAAACTTACAAAAATACAGAATATCGCTTATCCGCCCTACCATTTGGTGGTTATGTTAAGCTTAAAGGACAAGATGATTTAAATCCTAGTGAAAAAAATTATGAGCCAAATAGCTATAACACTTTAAGTCCTTTAGCTAGAATTTATATACTTTTTGCAGGACCATTTTTTAACTTTTTTCTAGCATTTTTACTTTATATAGCCATAGGTTTTTTAGGAGTTCAAAAACTTGCGCCTGTTGTTGGAGATATAGCGCCAAACTCAGCTGCACAAAAAGCAAATTTACAAATTGGTGATAAAATCCTAGCTATAGATGGGGTTCAAATTCAAAGTTTTGAAGAAATTGGCAAACTTGTTCACGCAAAACCAACCCTGCTTGACATAAAACGCGATAATAAATTTATCAATATCACTTTAACACCGCAAATTGACCAAGGTTATAATGAGTTTTATCAAAAAGTTCAAAAACCTCTTATTGGTATAGCACCTAAGGGTGAGTTTGTTACTATTTATCACTCAGGAATTAGCAGTTTGAAATATGCTTATGAAGAAAGCATAAATGCTTCTTTGCTTATTTTCAAAGGTCTTGCTAAAATCATCAGTGGGGAATTAGATGCTAAAAATATGGGTGGAATCATCACTATGGTGGATATAACCTCCAAAGCAGCA
Proteins encoded in this window:
- the pgsA gene encoding CDP-diacylglycerol--glycerol-3-phosphate 3-phosphatidyltransferase, encoding MNLPNILAFIRILLAPLLFFLLINDFENIHPSWVDYFACVIFSIAALTDFFDGYIARTWNQTTKLGAIIDPLADKMLILAAFLGLLLTQKADPWMVYIILVREFFITGFRVVMVSEKFDVSASFAGKIKTTFQMIAIIFLIMQWPFANTLLFIALVLTLYSAFEYILAYVKHLKKGIN
- the rseP gene encoding RIP metalloprotease RseP; protein product: MKSYLFLFIILAIGFKFYSFSFLITLLVISFLIFFHELGHFLAAKHMRVDVEIFSIGFGKAIFKKTYKNTEYRLSALPFGGYVKLKGQDDLNPSEKNYEPNSYNTLSPLARIYILFAGPFFNFFLAFLLYIAIGFLGVQKLAPVVGDIAPNSAAQKANLQIGDKILAIDGVQIQSFEEIGKLVHAKPTLLDIKRDNKFINITLTPQIDQGYNEFYQKVQKPLIGIAPKGEFVTIYHSGISSLKYAYEESINASLLIFKGLAKIISGELDAKNMGGIITMVDITSKAANTSIVVLFLITALISINLGVLNLLPIPALDGGHILFNLYELIFKKEVPKVCFEYLSYFGMALLLSLMVFVTYNDITRFISN